In Euphorbia lathyris chromosome 10, ddEupLath1.1, whole genome shotgun sequence, a single genomic region encodes these proteins:
- the LOC136208724 gene encoding uncharacterized protein has translation MGEQELERDHKDFADGGKRKLDAFELAKQKAQEIASRIANDAEAKRPRLSSDQTVSVSPSFPVPFISQPIQYHGSQGTNKKITIPNGKVGVVIGKGGETIKQIQLQSGAKVQITKDQVADPHSLTRDVELMGTSEQISRAEELINDVISEADAGSSASSAVHGLNVKQSGAEQFAVKVPNDKVGLLIGKGGETIKYMQNKSGARMQIIPLHLPPGDPSTERTVYISGSEEQIEAAKELVNDVVSGKRIIDPSGTSSYAQPVYASAGNWAQTGQAPAQQLPQYGYAQPGNQPTAASYYGNYNQSISWDPSNPSAMYQTPQQMTGYGYYGQQPQMGSAAFDPTYGYSQQTPNYAENIPTQTEQQKPYAQADGTIPSQSNETASAYPPSTYGQTYWTGQQQPQPGYDVATYGGHVPPSATQGTYGQVEYPLHPSSASANYAQTTHPVAYGQSQAEAQQPSNNGHSQSLGYGAETHDGNLNPGHDPKPTEEKVKVEPA, from the exons ATGGGAGAACAAGAACTAGAACGAGACCACAAAGACTTCGCCGATGGTGGAAAGAGAAAGCTTGACGCTTTCGAACTCGCTAAACAGAAAGCCCAAGAAATCGCCTCTCGTATAGCCAATGACGCTGAAGCAAAACGCCCTCGACTCTCGTCCGACCAGACCGTCTCTGTCTCTCCATCTTTCCCTG TTCCCTTCATATCTCAACCAATTCAGTATCATGGTTCACAAGGCACAAACAAGAAAATTACAATTCCCAATGGCAAG GTTGGCGTGGTTATAGGGAAAGGAGGAGAAACAATTAAACAGATTCAACTACAATCAGGGGCTAAAGTCCAAATTACTAAGGATCAAGTTGCTGATCCCCATTCTCTGACAAGGGATGTAGAGCTGATGGGTACTTCAGAACAAATTAGTAGGGCAGAAGAGCTCATCAATGATGTGATTTCTGAG GCCGATGCTGGGAGCTCTGCTTCATCTGCAGTTCATGGATTGAATGTAAAGCAATCTGGAGCTGAACAATTTGCAGTGAAAGTTCCTAATGACAAG GTGGGGTTGCTCATTGGAAAGGGCGGTGAAACCATAAAGTATATGCAAAACAAATCAGGAGCTCGTATGCAG ATAATTCCCCTTCACCTTCCTCCTGGTGACCCATCAACAGAGCGAACAGTATATATAAGTGGTTCAGAAGAACAGATTGAGGCAGCCAAAGAGTTGGTTAATGATGTAGTTAGTGGG AAACGAATCATAGATCCATCTGGGACCAGTAGTTATGCACAGCCAGTGTATGCCTCAGCTGGTAATTGGGCACAGACAGGACAAGCTCCTGCACAACAACTGCCCCAATATGGATATGCACAACCAGGAAACCAACCTACAGCTGCTTCATACTATGGAAACTATAACCAGTCAATCTCTTGGGATCCGTCAAATCCATCGGCTATGTATCAAACACCTCAGCAAATGACAGGATATGGTTACTATGGACAACAACCTCAAATGGGATCAGCTGCTTTCGATCCTACCTATGGCTACAGTCAGCAGACACCAAACTATGCAGAAAACATCCCTACTCAGACTGAGCAGCAGAAACCATATGCTCAAGCAGATGGAACAATTCCCTCCCAATCGAATGAAACAGCTTCAGCATATCCACCTTCCACATATGGTCAAACATATTGGACTGGACAACAGCAACCTCAACCAGGATATGATGTAGCCACTTATGGAGGGCATGTTCCCCCGTCAGCAACACAGGGAACGTATGGACAAGTTGAGTATCCTCTTCATCCATCTTCTGCGTCTGCAAATTATGCTCAGACGACACATCCTGTTGCTTATGGACAATCACAGGCAGAGGCACAACAACCATCAAATAATGGTCACTCACAGTCATTGGGTTATGGAGCTGAAACTCATGATGGCAATTTGAATCCAGGTCATGATCCGAAGCCTACTGAAGAGAAAGTTAAAGTTGAACCTGCTTAA